A portion of the Bdellovibrio bacteriovorus genome contains these proteins:
- a CDS encoding Fic family protein, producing MSTHLITFIIFLMSFSAQAADFSSDQIESLRRSFKTTTQDRIFFHWTKPEVGGRWAQQGYIDQGEVDFYNKPTGDRQAYGPGVYMAESTTSSENFGEYPVVFIIPKGTAIYDEKVEAEVFGRQLSFEEKIQIAQKLPFIRAVTGDWWLTNSHQVLNHVEYAGRYGAHTKEIRALANPRNMQEFIDARPGNVNAQYLESLFHLTYYVDGISLIRALRVAPNDPWSQFEPEHFESFKKLNKEILSEKTSMVAYNWGADQTDKARWVKDQVFSELPGLMKELFQAQNIDFRGHGIRAGGEGQGGTFKVSPQELVVLLENPYLSVHYKAAEDGKSFYVSYDYPDIEKFEKLKPLLSSEFVAVIEKKGLQNILSDGTSRIQWNQKLIRDLLTQLFSSLHQTPIDAASFLAKFISIHPYSDGNGRLARLYTQKILLPTRQTLPPMFISDLDVLVKPDVLRRILADTTNAYGALNKALASEFMTSKIPDYFKLSEFAGLMESLKVFGLSAKDLPGPQQDENIRRRQFNEIFSEKSGATWNMVMDASLLKGLALARQHGLNKYAGAIAEKIEFLMKSLKADASFETTMAELREYKKYLIQDPELSKTLLNLESRLLQTVLKFDASTGEGAAKIQEYLLKVPPSLQRSTLQQVMQSPVLTEQAKRFWQSISIRTEIQSLIKASASGKLKVEVLQHRLRHLEVPTTQKLSLAHINAPGLISIIAKMNLESQDLLLSKLNLDTWPTNTEGKKLLHNIANTLVSSPGKGSTEFRKNISVALLTSMTEAESLTDLPSAEEQKKIFKLALAVDASARYGLLDVYASLTVEAHQSWAQYELLEILKSELTKSSPDSRSARALQYLVWNSDLQIPGTQEQIKILLKSFQPHILAQIQKSMPVRHFKQPLYEAAISIAKEVAKTDAEKLTFKMNLFSLWSAWIPEINKMPNAEAWLRRLWQEAPMHFNLNERTELAFYMLRSLQIHSQGVAKDLRTFALNFVAVQFNAGKTVSELSPFLAKLLKQDAGVWELMNDKMLSQFLKEGTYLQALLENQAFVDNESKLNLLLQEGRRAGMLGIEEKVASKLIASLHGDKHVMQRWKFQILLSLTSNSAGDMYELWQFSENSPSDRKAVSQKFADRVALDLRTPNQRSEFVEVLSNKYFIQVLGEAKLDKSVRAKLLETLTKEKLTVERQFRTVDFKSDFAQVLRGALDADRTLLDDGASARTSESLAYRLRDMVLRGKTLSDTKDMLAEFYLFLRPNEQTHMLNLLITKLGPSGIMSTSDMAGAQTFELIKMLQSLKAGDLSVLPQKKTARGAGAMCRNVFAI from the coding sequence ATGAGCACGCATTTAATAACATTCATTATTTTCTTAATGAGTTTTTCTGCCCAGGCGGCTGATTTTTCGTCTGATCAGATTGAAAGCTTGCGTCGTTCTTTCAAAACCACTACTCAAGACCGCATATTTTTTCATTGGACAAAGCCGGAAGTCGGCGGTCGTTGGGCCCAGCAGGGATATATAGATCAAGGGGAAGTCGATTTTTACAATAAACCCACCGGTGATCGTCAAGCCTATGGGCCGGGCGTTTATATGGCGGAATCGACGACAAGCTCTGAAAACTTTGGTGAGTATCCGGTCGTTTTTATTATACCCAAGGGCACGGCCATTTATGATGAAAAAGTCGAAGCCGAAGTCTTTGGTCGTCAATTAAGTTTTGAAGAAAAAATTCAAATTGCCCAAAAGCTTCCTTTTATTCGTGCGGTCACTGGTGATTGGTGGTTGACGAACTCTCACCAAGTTCTGAATCACGTCGAATATGCGGGCAGGTATGGCGCGCATACCAAAGAAATTCGAGCGTTAGCGAATCCTCGTAACATGCAGGAATTCATTGATGCTCGTCCCGGGAATGTGAATGCGCAATACTTGGAAAGCTTATTTCATCTGACTTATTACGTGGATGGGATTTCTTTGATTCGTGCTTTGCGGGTTGCCCCGAACGATCCGTGGTCTCAGTTCGAGCCAGAACATTTTGAAAGCTTTAAAAAACTGAATAAGGAAATTCTCTCCGAAAAAACATCGATGGTGGCTTACAACTGGGGGGCGGATCAAACCGACAAAGCCCGTTGGGTGAAAGACCAAGTTTTTTCTGAATTGCCAGGCCTGATGAAAGAACTTTTCCAGGCACAAAACATTGATTTCCGTGGGCACGGCATTCGAGCCGGTGGCGAGGGACAAGGCGGGACTTTCAAAGTGTCCCCCCAAGAGTTGGTCGTGTTATTGGAAAATCCGTATCTGTCAGTGCATTATAAAGCGGCCGAAGACGGCAAAAGTTTTTATGTCTCTTATGATTATCCGGATATTGAAAAATTCGAAAAGTTAAAGCCCTTGTTGAGTTCTGAATTTGTGGCCGTCATTGAAAAAAAAGGACTTCAGAATATTCTGTCCGACGGAACTTCTCGCATCCAATGGAATCAAAAATTGATTCGTGATTTGTTGACGCAGCTATTTAGCTCGTTACATCAAACTCCTATTGATGCCGCCTCCTTTTTGGCCAAATTCATTTCGATTCATCCTTATTCGGATGGCAATGGGCGCTTGGCACGTCTTTACACTCAAAAAATTCTTTTGCCGACACGTCAGACCCTGCCGCCCATGTTTATTTCAGATTTAGATGTTTTGGTGAAGCCAGATGTCTTAAGAAGAATTCTGGCAGATACGACAAACGCTTACGGAGCTTTGAACAAAGCTTTGGCTTCAGAGTTTATGACTTCGAAAATTCCGGACTATTTCAAGCTTTCAGAGTTTGCAGGCTTAATGGAATCTTTAAAAGTTTTTGGTTTAAGCGCTAAAGACTTGCCGGGCCCTCAACAGGACGAAAACATACGTCGTCGTCAGTTCAATGAGATCTTTTCTGAAAAATCCGGCGCGACTTGGAATATGGTCATGGATGCAAGTCTATTAAAAGGATTGGCCTTGGCTCGTCAACACGGTCTTAATAAATACGCCGGGGCCATCGCCGAAAAGATTGAATTCCTGATGAAGTCTTTAAAAGCCGATGCGAGTTTTGAAACCACGATGGCTGAGCTGCGTGAGTACAAAAAATACCTCATTCAAGATCCAGAGCTTTCTAAAACACTTTTAAATCTGGAATCTCGCCTACTCCAGACAGTTCTTAAGTTTGATGCTTCCACCGGTGAGGGGGCGGCTAAAATTCAAGAATATCTTTTGAAGGTGCCGCCTTCATTGCAGCGATCGACTTTGCAGCAAGTGATGCAATCGCCTGTACTGACAGAGCAAGCGAAACGTTTTTGGCAAAGTATTTCGATTAGAACAGAGATCCAGAGTCTGATTAAAGCCTCTGCTTCAGGAAAATTGAAAGTCGAAGTTCTGCAGCATCGTTTGCGGCATCTTGAAGTTCCTACGACTCAGAAATTATCCCTGGCCCATATTAATGCTCCGGGATTGATTTCCATTATTGCGAAAATGAATTTGGAATCTCAAGATTTGTTACTGTCTAAATTGAATCTGGATACTTGGCCTACAAATACTGAAGGCAAAAAATTACTTCATAATATTGCGAACACTTTGGTGAGCAGTCCAGGTAAAGGCAGTACAGAATTTAGAAAAAATATCTCGGTGGCTTTGCTCACGTCAATGACGGAAGCGGAATCCCTCACGGACTTGCCTTCCGCGGAAGAGCAAAAGAAAATATTTAAACTTGCCTTGGCGGTGGATGCGAGCGCTCGTTATGGACTTTTGGATGTCTATGCTTCTTTGACCGTCGAAGCACACCAAAGCTGGGCCCAATACGAACTTCTTGAAATTTTAAAATCTGAATTAACTAAGTCTTCACCGGATTCTAGATCCGCGCGTGCGCTGCAGTATTTAGTTTGGAATTCTGACTTACAGATTCCCGGAACTCAGGAACAGATCAAAATACTTTTAAAAAGTTTTCAGCCACATATCTTAGCGCAAATTCAGAAAAGTATGCCGGTGAGACATTTTAAGCAACCTCTGTACGAGGCAGCGATCAGCATAGCCAAGGAAGTCGCCAAGACGGATGCTGAAAAGTTAACTTTTAAGATGAATTTATTTTCATTGTGGTCGGCCTGGATTCCGGAGATCAATAAAATGCCAAATGCCGAAGCTTGGTTGCGCCGTCTGTGGCAAGAAGCTCCGATGCATTTTAATTTAAACGAGCGCACCGAGTTGGCGTTCTACATGCTGCGTTCTCTACAGATTCATTCGCAGGGCGTGGCTAAAGATCTAAGAACTTTTGCGCTTAACTTTGTTGCGGTTCAGTTCAATGCCGGTAAGACCGTGTCTGAGTTGTCTCCGTTTTTGGCAAAGCTGCTTAAGCAAGATGCGGGCGTTTGGGAATTGATGAACGATAAAATGCTAAGTCAGTTTCTTAAGGAAGGTACATATTTACAGGCTCTTTTAGAAAACCAGGCTTTTGTAGATAATGAATCAAAATTGAATCTTCTTTTGCAGGAAGGCCGCCGCGCTGGAATGCTGGGCATTGAGGAAAAAGTCGCCAGTAAACTGATTGCTTCTTTGCACGGCGATAAGCACGTCATGCAAAGATGGAAGTTCCAGATCTTGTTGTCTCTGACGTCGAACAGCGCAGGGGACATGTATGAACTTTGGCAATTTTCTGAGAACTCACCTTCGGACAGAAAGGCTGTCAGCCAAAAATTCGCAGATCGTGTTGCCTTAGATCTCAGGACGCCAAACCAGCGTTCGGAGTTCGTGGAGGTTTTGAGCAATAAGTATTTTATTCAAGTTCTAGGCGAAGCAAAATTAGATAAATCGGTGAGGGCGAAATTGTTGGAAACGTTAACAAAAGAAAAGTTAACCGTTGAGCGGCAATTCCGCACGGTGGATTTTAAAAGTGATTTTGCCCAAGTTTTGCGGGGCGCCCTGGATGCAGACAGGACGCTACTTGATGACGGAGCTTCAGCGAGGACCTCAGAGTCTTTGGCCTACCGGTTAAGAGATATGGTCCTGCGAGGAAAGACGCTTTCTGATACGAAAGATATGCTGGCTGAATTCTATCTGTTTCTTCGTCCTAACGAACAAACGCATATGTTGAATTTATTAATAACTAAGCTTGGGCCGTCAGGCATTATGTCGACGTCGGATATGGCCGGTGCCCAGACGTTCGAATTGATAAAGATGCTTCAGTCTTTGAAGGCGGGCGATCTTTCCGTGTTGCCGCAAAAGAAAACGGCCCGAGGCGCTGGCGCCATGTGTAGGAATGTTTTTGCCATCTAA